One region of Hydrogenobaculum sp. Y04AAS1 genomic DNA includes:
- a CDS encoding ribose-phosphate pyrophosphokinase — MGIPIKLIAGSSNMKLAQEISEYLDIPLSKTLLSKFSDGEIRVQVEESMRGGDIFVIQSLSAPINDHIMELVLLLDAIKRASAYRITAVIPYFAYARQDRKDKPRVPISARVLADMITTAGAQRAVIMDLHSPQIQGFFNIPVDNLLALPVLYDYIKYKVDSPNTVIVSPDAGGAERARQLANKLGCNIAIIYKRRPEPNKAEVFDVIGNVEGKDAIIIDDIIDTAGTLVAATNMLINKGAKSVRALTTHGVLSGPALERINNSILEEVVLTNTICQQGKESSKINIVSIAPIVGEAIKRIYENSSVSSLFV; from the coding sequence ATGGGTATACCGATTAAGCTTATTGCCGGTTCGTCAAATATGAAGTTAGCTCAAGAAATATCTGAATATCTTGATATACCATTATCAAAAACACTTCTTAGTAAATTTAGCGATGGTGAGATAAGAGTGCAGGTAGAAGAATCTATGAGAGGTGGAGATATATTTGTTATACAATCGTTATCGGCTCCTATAAACGATCACATTATGGAGCTTGTACTACTATTAGATGCTATTAAAAGAGCGTCTGCTTATCGTATAACCGCTGTAATACCTTATTTTGCCTATGCAAGACAAGATAGAAAAGATAAACCACGTGTTCCTATAAGCGCTAGAGTGCTGGCTGATATGATTACAACAGCGGGAGCCCAAAGGGCTGTGATAATGGATTTACACTCCCCTCAAATTCAGGGCTTTTTTAATATACCAGTGGATAATCTCTTGGCTTTACCGGTGCTTTACGATTATATAAAATATAAAGTAGATTCTCCCAACACTGTTATAGTATCCCCAGATGCTGGTGGTGCTGAAAGGGCAAGGCAGCTTGCCAATAAGCTTGGGTGCAATATCGCCATCATATACAAAAGAAGACCAGAACCAAATAAAGCGGAAGTATTTGACGTTATAGGAAACGTAGAAGGCAAAGATGCCATCATAATAGATGACATTATAGATACGGCAGGTACCTTGGTGGCTGCTACCAACATGCTTATAAACAAAGGAGCAAAATCTGTTAGAGCGCTAACTACTCACGGTGTTTTATCTGGACCAGCATTAGAGCGTATAAACAACTCTATATTAGAAGAGGTAGTATTAACCAACACCATATGCCAACAAGGTAAAGAATCTAGCAAAATAAACATAGTAAGCATAGCTCCAATAGTAGGTGAAGCTATAAAGCGTATATATGAAAACTCTTCAGTGAGTTCTTTATTCGTATGA
- the folE gene encoding GTP cyclohydrolase I FolE, which yields MIDKEKIIEGIKLFLEGIGEDITREGIKETPERVAKMWEEFEKERSFDFKLFEEYSNYSEMIIVKDIPFYSMCEHHLLPFFGKAHIAYIPNKKICGLSKLVRTVRAMALKPQVQERLTEEIADIVQKELEPMGVGVVIEAEHLCMSMRGVRSPGHCTVTSSLRGNFLSDIRTKEEFFKLIRQ from the coding sequence ATGATTGACAAAGAGAAGATTATAGAAGGTATAAAACTCTTCTTAGAAGGTATAGGAGAAGATATCACAAGAGAAGGCATAAAAGAAACTCCAGAAAGAGTCGCTAAGATGTGGGAGGAATTTGAAAAAGAGAGGTCCTTTGATTTTAAGCTTTTTGAAGAGTACAGCAACTATTCTGAAATGATTATAGTAAAGGATATACCTTTTTATAGCATGTGTGAGCATCATCTTTTACCGTTTTTTGGCAAAGCTCACATAGCATATATACCAAACAAAAAGATATGTGGGCTATCTAAACTTGTAAGAACGGTAAGGGCTATGGCTTTAAAACCACAAGTCCAAGAAAGGCTTACAGAGGAAATAGCCGATATAGTCCAAAAAGAATTAGAACCAATGGGAGTTGGTGTCGTAATAGAGGCAGAGCATCTTTGCATGTCTATGAGAGGAGTAAGATCACCAGGACATTGCACCGTCACTTCCTCTTTAAGGGGAAACTTTTTAAGCGATATTAGAACAAAGGAGGAGTTTTTTAAACTCATAAGACAATGA
- a CDS encoding pseudouridine synthase codes for MRLNRFLSLAGVCSRRKADEYIEKGYVKVNNNIVKELGTTINPDEDIVEFRGRIVKAQKPVYIILNKPCCYLTSLGEKEEKPTIRELIKDVGVRVYPAGRLDYNVEGLLILTNDGELANRIIHPRYKLPKVYIATIKGEIDDETLEKMKRGVRLEDGFVKPDSLKLLKRFKNGANIEITFHEGKNHLVKRFFLAFKKPVKHLIRTAIGPISLGNLPKGKWRHLKPAEIKLLFEALHYKA; via the coding sequence ATGAGGTTAAATAGATTTTTATCTTTGGCTGGGGTATGCTCTAGAAGAAAAGCAGATGAATATATAGAAAAAGGCTACGTTAAGGTAAACAACAATATAGTAAAAGAGCTTGGTACTACTATAAATCCAGATGAGGATATAGTAGAGTTTAGAGGGCGCATAGTAAAAGCTCAAAAACCAGTATATATAATACTAAATAAACCATGCTGCTATCTCACGTCTTTGGGAGAAAAAGAAGAAAAGCCCACCATAAGAGAACTAATAAAAGATGTGGGCGTTAGAGTATATCCAGCTGGAAGGTTAGATTACAACGTAGAAGGGCTTTTGATACTTACAAACGACGGAGAGTTGGCAAACAGAATAATACATCCAAGATACAAGCTACCAAAAGTATATATAGCCACTATAAAAGGCGAGATAGATGATGAAACGTTGGAAAAGATGAAAAGGGGCGTAAGGCTAGAGGATGGGTTTGTAAAACCAGATAGTTTGAAGCTTTTAAAAAGATTTAAAAATGGTGCAAACATAGAAATAACTTTCCATGAAGGTAAAAACCATCTTGTAAAAAGGTTTTTCTTAGCTTTTAAAAAGCCTGTAAAACATCTTATAAGAACAGCGATAGGCCCTATTTCTCTTGGTAATTTGCCAAAAGGTAAATGGAGACATTTAAAACCAGCAGAAATAAAACTTCTATTTGAAGCCCTACACTATAAAGCGTAA
- the panB gene encoding 3-methyl-2-oxobutanoate hydroxymethyltransferase, translated as MTNKLNIELLFKKKKNKQKITMVSLNNYISAKICEEAGIDTILVGDSLGMVFKGEPNTLGVSLEEMIYHAKAVKRGAPNTFVIVDMPFMSYQSSMDEAVKNCGNVIKQTKADAVKIEGGSYFAPLIEKLTKIGIPVCAHIGFTPQWINTIGKFRFIGKTEKEKNIIKEDFNSVAEAGAFMVVLESIPDSLAKELHSESVITIGIGAGGSTDGQVLVFEDIAGLVDFMKPKFVKRYANGYQIFLEAIKSYKKEVEENIFPSEEHIY; from the coding sequence ATGACCAATAAATTAAATATAGAGCTTTTATTTAAAAAGAAAAAAAATAAACAAAAAATCACAATGGTCTCTCTAAATAACTACATATCAGCTAAAATTTGCGAAGAAGCTGGCATTGATACCATTTTAGTGGGGGATTCTCTTGGCATGGTGTTTAAAGGAGAGCCAAACACCCTTGGAGTATCTTTAGAAGAAATGATATATCACGCAAAAGCGGTAAAAAGAGGGGCTCCAAATACGTTTGTTATAGTGGATATGCCTTTTATGAGCTATCAAAGCTCCATGGATGAAGCTGTTAAAAACTGCGGCAACGTTATAAAACAAACAAAAGCTGACGCTGTAAAAATTGAAGGTGGGAGCTATTTTGCACCTCTTATCGAGAAACTTACAAAGATAGGTATTCCCGTGTGCGCTCATATAGGCTTTACACCTCAGTGGATAAACACTATAGGAAAGTTTAGATTTATTGGTAAAACTGAAAAAGAAAAAAATATCATAAAAGAGGACTTTAACAGTGTAGCTGAGGCTGGGGCTTTTATGGTGGTGCTTGAAAGTATACCAGATTCTTTGGCAAAAGAACTTCATTCTGAAAGCGTTATAACAATAGGGATAGGTGCTGGAGGCAGTACCGATGGACAAGTGCTTGTGTTTGAGGACATCGCTGGTCTTGTGGATTTTATGAAACCAAAGTTTGTGAAAAGATATGCAAACGGCTATCAGATATTTTTAGAAGCTATAAAAAGCTATAAAAAAGAAGTTGAAGAAAACATATTTCCATCAGAAGAACATATTTACTAA
- the nadA gene encoding quinolinate synthase NadA translates to MDTLTIEKPVSVELPNEYYIEKIKELKAKKSVVILAHYYQRPEVQDLADFVGDSLELSRKAQQTDKDIIVFCGVRFMCETAKILNPNKKVLHPNPESGCPMADMATVQGVLELKEKYPDAAVVSYVNTSAEVKAVSDICVTSANAVKIVSKLEQKRIIFVPDMGLGNWVKKNVPDKEIIIWKGFCPPHYEFGLSDLKALKERYPNAVVAAHPECNPKVLENADFIGSTSQIINFATTTPHKDIIVITEVGLKYVLQKKDPTKNYIFPEAMHYCGSPVYCCTMKGVTLANLYTTLRDEINEVTLPEDIILKAQKPIERMLELSK, encoded by the coding sequence ATGGATACGTTAACTATTGAAAAACCAGTTTCAGTAGAGTTACCCAACGAGTATTATATAGAAAAAATTAAAGAGCTAAAAGCTAAAAAAAGTGTTGTTATACTTGCTCATTACTACCAAAGACCGGAAGTCCAAGATCTGGCTGATTTTGTAGGGGATTCTTTGGAACTTTCAAGAAAAGCCCAGCAAACGGATAAAGATATCATAGTGTTTTGCGGTGTAAGATTTATGTGCGAAACTGCAAAAATCCTAAATCCCAATAAGAAAGTCCTACATCCAAATCCAGAATCTGGTTGCCCTATGGCAGACATGGCTACAGTCCAAGGAGTTTTAGAACTAAAAGAAAAATACCCTGATGCAGCGGTGGTGAGCTATGTAAATACATCCGCTGAGGTAAAAGCAGTATCAGATATATGTGTCACTTCTGCAAACGCAGTGAAGATTGTATCAAAATTAGAGCAAAAGCGTATAATCTTTGTGCCAGATATGGGGCTTGGAAACTGGGTAAAGAAAAATGTCCCAGATAAAGAGATTATCATATGGAAAGGTTTTTGCCCACCTCATTATGAGTTTGGCCTTTCTGATTTAAAAGCCCTAAAAGAGCGCTATCCAAACGCTGTGGTAGCAGCTCATCCAGAGTGCAATCCAAAGGTTTTAGAAAACGCTGATTTTATAGGAAGTACAAGCCAGATTATAAACTTTGCCACCACAACCCCTCATAAAGATATCATCGTTATAACAGAAGTAGGCCTAAAATATGTACTTCAAAAGAAAGACCCCACTAAAAATTATATTTTCCCTGAGGCTATGCATTATTGCGGTTCGCCGGTTTATTGCTGCACTATGAAAGGTGTGACGCTTGCAAACCTTTATACCACCCTAAGAGATGAGATAAACGAAGTAACGCTTCCAGAGGATATCATATTAAAAGCTCAAAAACCCATAGAACGTATGCTAGAATTATCTAAATGA